The following proteins are co-located in the Palaemon carinicauda isolate YSFRI2023 chromosome 3, ASM3689809v2, whole genome shotgun sequence genome:
- the LOC137638768 gene encoding organic cation transporter protein-like isoform X2: MDKAKMSNTKFDELLSNLKTSKWNFMYFLFASTWFFLIPPQSLSGAYIAPSVGFQCRPPENLNVTIAEDNCSYRVNSSSEVKDYPCTSWDYDKSVFSSTATGEFDLVCSREYLRATYQSIKMFGTFVSPIIGGYFADRFGRKLVVVVTLVTFTLCSTGIAFLHNIYAILVFRFIVGFVNIPTFYTLAMEVTEMRLRSFVGILTALPWALGTAAWGGMGYFIRDWRTLQLAVSLPNFILFPLLYFMDESPRWLITKGYHEKAMKVLKKAARWNNSKLPPEDELRALMQEIEEEAKRESESPKDESSPTQRTTSSTVRKKLGCLSRPLLCSTRKITLITVFMCVDYFIVATVFYGLSLNGTNFSADPFLYMVLTGLMEIPAYSITAPVIQRFGRKKSTVFGFCVSGVSLLALAFIPEDVTWLVMTLAMVGKMMISAAYQTIYVYVNELFPTVVRVKGMGIAVVASRLGSMMSPYITDYIGPLVPWMPSVIFGGAALVAGLSTMFLPETLGKPLPDTITDLEDKKRSKERTDVEGEEEEKKRLNS, encoded by the exons ccaAGATGAGTAACACAAAATTCGACGAACTCCTGAGCAACTTGAAAACGTCGAAATGGAATTTTATGTACTTCTTGTTTGCATCTACGT ggTTCTTCCTCATTCCTCCTCAGAGTTTGAGCGGGGCTTACATTGCTCCGAGTGTTGGATTCCAATGTCGTCCTCCGGAAAATCTCAATGTCACCATTGCAGA AGATAACTGTTCGTACAGAGTCAACTCGTCCAGTGAGGTTAAAGACTATCCGTGTACGAGTTGGGACTACGATAAATCTGTATTTTCTTCAACTGCAACGGGGGAG ttTGATTTAGTTTGCAGCCGGGAGTACCTGAGAGCAACATACCAAAGTATCAAGATGTTTGGCACCTTCGTTAGTCCCATCATTGGTGGATATTTCGCTGACAG ATTTGGCAGAAAATTGGTGGTCGTGGTTACTCTAGTCACGTTCACATTGTGCAGCACGGGCATAGCCTTTCTGCATAACATCTATGCCATCCTCGTGTTCCGGTTTATCGTTGGATTTGTGAATATTCCTACGTTTTACACTCTAG CAATGGAAGTGACCGAGATGCGGTTGCGTTCATTTGTGGGAATTCTGACGGCACTTCCTTGGGCTTTGGGCACTGCAGCCTGGGGAGGAATGGGATATTTCATACGAGACTGGAGAACGCTGCAACTCGCCGTGTCCCTTCCAAACTTCATTCTCTTTCCGCTTCTGTA tttCATGGATGAATCTCCCCGTTGGTTGATTACGAAAGGGTACCATGAAAAAGCCATGAAAGTGTTGAAGAAAGCAGCTCGATGGAATAACTCCAAACTGCCCCCAGAGGATGAGCTGCGAGCTCTGATGCAGGAAATAGAAGAAGAG GCAAAAAGGGAGAGCGAATCTCCCAAAGATGAGTCATCTCCTACCCAAAGAACCACCTCATCCACAGTTCGCAAGAAGCTCGGCTGTCTATCGAGACCTCTTCTCTGCAG CACGAGAAAGATCACCCTCATCACCGTCTTCATGTGTGTGGATTACTTCATAGTGGCCACAGTGTTCTACGGCCTCAGTCTGAACGGCACTAACTTCAGCGCAGACCCTTTCCTATACATGGTTCTCACTGGACTCATGGAGATCCCAGCTTACTCCATCACGGCACCAGTAATCCAGAGATTTGGCAGAAAGAAATCCACCGTTTTTGGCTTCTGCGTCAGCGGTGTTTCCCTTCTAGCTCTGGCTTTCATTCCTGAAG ATGTCACCTGGTTGGTAATGACATTAGCCATGGTGGGGAAAATGATGATCAGTGCCGCTTACCAGACTATTTACGTCTATGTGAATGAACTCTTCCCCACAGTGGTCAGAGTCAAGGGAATGGGCATCGCTGTCGTTGCTTCAAGATTGGGTTCAATGATGTCTCCTTACATTACTGATTACATA GGTCCCTTAGTTCCATGGATGCCCTCCGTCATTTTCGGGGGAGCCGCCCTTGTCGCAGGATTATCGACGATGTTCCTGCCGGAGACACTTGGGAAGCCTTTGCCCGATA
- the LOC137638768 gene encoding organic cation transporter protein-like isoform X1 — translation MDLIAKMSNTKFDELLSNLKTSKWNFMYFLFASTWFFLIPPQSLSGAYIAPSVGFQCRPPENLNVTIAEDNCSYRVNSSSEVKDYPCTSWDYDKSVFSSTATGEFDLVCSREYLRATYQSIKMFGTFVSPIIGGYFADRFGRKLVVVVTLVTFTLCSTGIAFLHNIYAILVFRFIVGFVNIPTFYTLAMEVTEMRLRSFVGILTALPWALGTAAWGGMGYFIRDWRTLQLAVSLPNFILFPLLYFMDESPRWLITKGYHEKAMKVLKKAARWNNSKLPPEDELRALMQEIEEEAKRESESPKDESSPTQRTTSSTVRKKLGCLSRPLLCSTRKITLITVFMCVDYFIVATVFYGLSLNGTNFSADPFLYMVLTGLMEIPAYSITAPVIQRFGRKKSTVFGFCVSGVSLLALAFIPEDVTWLVMTLAMVGKMMISAAYQTIYVYVNELFPTVVRVKGMGIAVVASRLGSMMSPYITDYIGPLVPWMPSVIFGGAALVAGLSTMFLPETLGKPLPDTITDLEDKKRSKERTDVEGEEEEKKRLNS, via the exons ccaAGATGAGTAACACAAAATTCGACGAACTCCTGAGCAACTTGAAAACGTCGAAATGGAATTTTATGTACTTCTTGTTTGCATCTACGT ggTTCTTCCTCATTCCTCCTCAGAGTTTGAGCGGGGCTTACATTGCTCCGAGTGTTGGATTCCAATGTCGTCCTCCGGAAAATCTCAATGTCACCATTGCAGA AGATAACTGTTCGTACAGAGTCAACTCGTCCAGTGAGGTTAAAGACTATCCGTGTACGAGTTGGGACTACGATAAATCTGTATTTTCTTCAACTGCAACGGGGGAG ttTGATTTAGTTTGCAGCCGGGAGTACCTGAGAGCAACATACCAAAGTATCAAGATGTTTGGCACCTTCGTTAGTCCCATCATTGGTGGATATTTCGCTGACAG ATTTGGCAGAAAATTGGTGGTCGTGGTTACTCTAGTCACGTTCACATTGTGCAGCACGGGCATAGCCTTTCTGCATAACATCTATGCCATCCTCGTGTTCCGGTTTATCGTTGGATTTGTGAATATTCCTACGTTTTACACTCTAG CAATGGAAGTGACCGAGATGCGGTTGCGTTCATTTGTGGGAATTCTGACGGCACTTCCTTGGGCTTTGGGCACTGCAGCCTGGGGAGGAATGGGATATTTCATACGAGACTGGAGAACGCTGCAACTCGCCGTGTCCCTTCCAAACTTCATTCTCTTTCCGCTTCTGTA tttCATGGATGAATCTCCCCGTTGGTTGATTACGAAAGGGTACCATGAAAAAGCCATGAAAGTGTTGAAGAAAGCAGCTCGATGGAATAACTCCAAACTGCCCCCAGAGGATGAGCTGCGAGCTCTGATGCAGGAAATAGAAGAAGAG GCAAAAAGGGAGAGCGAATCTCCCAAAGATGAGTCATCTCCTACCCAAAGAACCACCTCATCCACAGTTCGCAAGAAGCTCGGCTGTCTATCGAGACCTCTTCTCTGCAG CACGAGAAAGATCACCCTCATCACCGTCTTCATGTGTGTGGATTACTTCATAGTGGCCACAGTGTTCTACGGCCTCAGTCTGAACGGCACTAACTTCAGCGCAGACCCTTTCCTATACATGGTTCTCACTGGACTCATGGAGATCCCAGCTTACTCCATCACGGCACCAGTAATCCAGAGATTTGGCAGAAAGAAATCCACCGTTTTTGGCTTCTGCGTCAGCGGTGTTTCCCTTCTAGCTCTGGCTTTCATTCCTGAAG ATGTCACCTGGTTGGTAATGACATTAGCCATGGTGGGGAAAATGATGATCAGTGCCGCTTACCAGACTATTTACGTCTATGTGAATGAACTCTTCCCCACAGTGGTCAGAGTCAAGGGAATGGGCATCGCTGTCGTTGCTTCAAGATTGGGTTCAATGATGTCTCCTTACATTACTGATTACATA GGTCCCTTAGTTCCATGGATGCCCTCCGTCATTTTCGGGGGAGCCGCCCTTGTCGCAGGATTATCGACGATGTTCCTGCCGGAGACACTTGGGAAGCCTTTGCCCGATA
- the LOC137638768 gene encoding organic cation transporter protein-like isoform X3 → MSNTKFDELLSNLKTSKWNFMYFLFASTWFFLIPPQSLSGAYIAPSVGFQCRPPENLNVTIAEDNCSYRVNSSSEVKDYPCTSWDYDKSVFSSTATGEFDLVCSREYLRATYQSIKMFGTFVSPIIGGYFADRFGRKLVVVVTLVTFTLCSTGIAFLHNIYAILVFRFIVGFVNIPTFYTLAMEVTEMRLRSFVGILTALPWALGTAAWGGMGYFIRDWRTLQLAVSLPNFILFPLLYFMDESPRWLITKGYHEKAMKVLKKAARWNNSKLPPEDELRALMQEIEEEAKRESESPKDESSPTQRTTSSTVRKKLGCLSRPLLCSTRKITLITVFMCVDYFIVATVFYGLSLNGTNFSADPFLYMVLTGLMEIPAYSITAPVIQRFGRKKSTVFGFCVSGVSLLALAFIPEDVTWLVMTLAMVGKMMISAAYQTIYVYVNELFPTVVRVKGMGIAVVASRLGSMMSPYITDYIGPLVPWMPSVIFGGAALVAGLSTMFLPETLGKPLPDTITDLEDKKRSKERTDVEGEEEEKKRLNS, encoded by the exons ATGAGTAACACAAAATTCGACGAACTCCTGAGCAACTTGAAAACGTCGAAATGGAATTTTATGTACTTCTTGTTTGCATCTACGT ggTTCTTCCTCATTCCTCCTCAGAGTTTGAGCGGGGCTTACATTGCTCCGAGTGTTGGATTCCAATGTCGTCCTCCGGAAAATCTCAATGTCACCATTGCAGA AGATAACTGTTCGTACAGAGTCAACTCGTCCAGTGAGGTTAAAGACTATCCGTGTACGAGTTGGGACTACGATAAATCTGTATTTTCTTCAACTGCAACGGGGGAG ttTGATTTAGTTTGCAGCCGGGAGTACCTGAGAGCAACATACCAAAGTATCAAGATGTTTGGCACCTTCGTTAGTCCCATCATTGGTGGATATTTCGCTGACAG ATTTGGCAGAAAATTGGTGGTCGTGGTTACTCTAGTCACGTTCACATTGTGCAGCACGGGCATAGCCTTTCTGCATAACATCTATGCCATCCTCGTGTTCCGGTTTATCGTTGGATTTGTGAATATTCCTACGTTTTACACTCTAG CAATGGAAGTGACCGAGATGCGGTTGCGTTCATTTGTGGGAATTCTGACGGCACTTCCTTGGGCTTTGGGCACTGCAGCCTGGGGAGGAATGGGATATTTCATACGAGACTGGAGAACGCTGCAACTCGCCGTGTCCCTTCCAAACTTCATTCTCTTTCCGCTTCTGTA tttCATGGATGAATCTCCCCGTTGGTTGATTACGAAAGGGTACCATGAAAAAGCCATGAAAGTGTTGAAGAAAGCAGCTCGATGGAATAACTCCAAACTGCCCCCAGAGGATGAGCTGCGAGCTCTGATGCAGGAAATAGAAGAAGAG GCAAAAAGGGAGAGCGAATCTCCCAAAGATGAGTCATCTCCTACCCAAAGAACCACCTCATCCACAGTTCGCAAGAAGCTCGGCTGTCTATCGAGACCTCTTCTCTGCAG CACGAGAAAGATCACCCTCATCACCGTCTTCATGTGTGTGGATTACTTCATAGTGGCCACAGTGTTCTACGGCCTCAGTCTGAACGGCACTAACTTCAGCGCAGACCCTTTCCTATACATGGTTCTCACTGGACTCATGGAGATCCCAGCTTACTCCATCACGGCACCAGTAATCCAGAGATTTGGCAGAAAGAAATCCACCGTTTTTGGCTTCTGCGTCAGCGGTGTTTCCCTTCTAGCTCTGGCTTTCATTCCTGAAG ATGTCACCTGGTTGGTAATGACATTAGCCATGGTGGGGAAAATGATGATCAGTGCCGCTTACCAGACTATTTACGTCTATGTGAATGAACTCTTCCCCACAGTGGTCAGAGTCAAGGGAATGGGCATCGCTGTCGTTGCTTCAAGATTGGGTTCAATGATGTCTCCTTACATTACTGATTACATA GGTCCCTTAGTTCCATGGATGCCCTCCGTCATTTTCGGGGGAGCCGCCCTTGTCGCAGGATTATCGACGATGTTCCTGCCGGAGACACTTGGGAAGCCTTTGCCCGATA